A genomic window from Cyprinus carpio isolate SPL01 chromosome A2, ASM1834038v1, whole genome shotgun sequence includes:
- the LOC109046194 gene encoding GRAM domain-containing protein 2A-like isoform X3 yields the protein MLRRSSDSRGFQNPDETHLELLEHSGSVSRRSMTIEEEDGSARPDGSGVRNSFKSHNKTFHKLFPEIPETEDLEHVHSCGLQKEVIYHGKMYLSSQHICFHSSVLLKDTRVMINMSSVQSIKKKHTAKILPNAIAIITTDRHKYLFVSLLNREACFKLLQALCTQLQMESSSRISSSPDVEMDTISSLSSLEENPENHTIHPTDESQTLLPEVRSSSAPHDEPSRKISSSTAVSWVTMVTEKVSSVLSSNDTRSLNTLLLFYVILVILLLLVSGYIGLRIVALEQQLSILGSMPEFTMQKENQES from the exons ATGCTGAGAAGATCTTCAGACAGCAGAGGCTTCCAGAATCCAGACGAGACGCATCTAGAGCTTCTGGAGCACAGCGGCAGCGTCTCACGCAG ATCCATGACTATAGAGGAGGAGGATGGTTCGGCTCGGCCCGATGGATCCGGCGTTCGTAAT AGCTTCAAGAGCCACAACAAAACCTTCCACAAACTCTTCCCTGAGATCCCAGAGACGGAGGATCTGGAACACG TGCACAGCTGCGGCCTGCAGAAGGAGGTGATTTACCACGGTAAGATGTACCTGTCCAGTCAGCACATCTGCTTCCACTCGTCTGTGCTGCTGAAGGACACCAGG gtgaTGATCAACATGTCCAGCGTTCAGAGCATAAAGAAGAAACACACAGCTAAGATTCTTCCCAACGCCATCGCCATCATCACCACAGACAGACACAAg tatcTGTTCGTGTCGTTACTGAATCGAGAAGCGTGTTTCAAGCTGCTGCAGGCGCTCTGTACACAGCTGCAG ATGGAGAGCAGCAGCAGGATATCCTCCTCTCCGGATGTGGAGATGGACACG ATTTCCAGCCTGTCGAGTCTAGAGGAGAATCCTGAGAACCACACGATTCATCCCACAGACGAGAGTCAAACTCTCCTGC CAGAAGTACGAAGCAGCTCAGCGCCACACGACGAGCCGAGCAGAAAGATCAGCTCGAGCACAG CGGTCTCCTGGGTAACCATGGTAACAGAGAAGGTCAGCTCGGTTCTGTCGTCCAATGACACGCGCAGCCTGAACACACTCCTGCTCTTCTACGTGATCCT TGTGATTCTTCTTCTGCTGGTGTCTGGTTACATCGGTTTGCGGATCGTGGCGCTGGAGCAGCAGCTGAGCATTCTGGGATCGATGCCGGAGTTCACAATGCAGAAAGA gaaTCAGGAATCGTGA
- the LOC109046194 gene encoding GRAM domain-containing protein 2A-like isoform X2, whose amino-acid sequence MMGSKKANRRFSLDSSGYHLEISASAAKHKNSMLRRSSDSRGFQNPDETHLELLEHSGSVSRRSMTIEEEDGSARPDGSGVRNSFKSHNKTFHKLFPEIPETEDLEHVHSCGLQKEVIYHGKMYLSSQHICFHSSVLLKDTRVMINMSSVQSIKKKHTAKILPNAIAIITTDRHKYLFVSLLNREACFKLLQALCTQLQMESSSRISSSPDVEMDTISSLSSLEENPENHTIHPTDESQTLLQVRSSSAPHDEPSRKISSSTAVSWVTMVTEKVSSVLSSNDTRSLNTLLLFYVILVILLLLVSGYIGLRIVALEQQLSILGSMPEFTMQKENQES is encoded by the exons ATGATGGGAAGTAAAAAAGCAAACAGGAGGTTTTCCCTGGACAGCTCAGG ataTCATCTGGAGATCAGTGCAAGCGCAGCAAAGCACAAGAACAGCATGCTGAGAAGATCTTCAGACAGCAGAGGCTTCCAGAATCCAGACGAGACGCATCTAGAGCTTCTGGAGCACAGCGGCAGCGTCTCACGCAG ATCCATGACTATAGAGGAGGAGGATGGTTCGGCTCGGCCCGATGGATCCGGCGTTCGTAAT AGCTTCAAGAGCCACAACAAAACCTTCCACAAACTCTTCCCTGAGATCCCAGAGACGGAGGATCTGGAACACG TGCACAGCTGCGGCCTGCAGAAGGAGGTGATTTACCACGGTAAGATGTACCTGTCCAGTCAGCACATCTGCTTCCACTCGTCTGTGCTGCTGAAGGACACCAGG gtgaTGATCAACATGTCCAGCGTTCAGAGCATAAAGAAGAAACACACAGCTAAGATTCTTCCCAACGCCATCGCCATCATCACCACAGACAGACACAAg tatcTGTTCGTGTCGTTACTGAATCGAGAAGCGTGTTTCAAGCTGCTGCAGGCGCTCTGTACACAGCTGCAG ATGGAGAGCAGCAGCAGGATATCCTCCTCTCCGGATGTGGAGATGGACACG ATTTCCAGCCTGTCGAGTCTAGAGGAGAATCCTGAGAACCACACGATTCATCCCACAGACGAGAGTCAAACTCTCCTGC AAGTACGAAGCAGCTCAGCGCCACACGACGAGCCGAGCAGAAAGATCAGCTCGAGCACAG CGGTCTCCTGGGTAACCATGGTAACAGAGAAGGTCAGCTCGGTTCTGTCGTCCAATGACACGCGCAGCCTGAACACACTCCTGCTCTTCTACGTGATCCT TGTGATTCTTCTTCTGCTGGTGTCTGGTTACATCGGTTTGCGGATCGTGGCGCTGGAGCAGCAGCTGAGCATTCTGGGATCGATGCCGGAGTTCACAATGCAGAAAGA gaaTCAGGAATCGTGA
- the LOC109046194 gene encoding GRAM domain-containing protein 2A-like isoform X1: MMGSKKANRRFSLDSSGYHLEISASAAKHKNSMLRRSSDSRGFQNPDETHLELLEHSGSVSRRSMTIEEEDGSARPDGSGVRNSFKSHNKTFHKLFPEIPETEDLEHVHSCGLQKEVIYHGKMYLSSQHICFHSSVLLKDTRVMINMSSVQSIKKKHTAKILPNAIAIITTDRHKYLFVSLLNREACFKLLQALCTQLQMESSSRISSSPDVEMDTISSLSSLEENPENHTIHPTDESQTLLPEVRSSSAPHDEPSRKISSSTAVSWVTMVTEKVSSVLSSNDTRSLNTLLLFYVILVILLLLVSGYIGLRIVALEQQLSILGSMPEFTMQKENQES; this comes from the exons ATGATGGGAAGTAAAAAAGCAAACAGGAGGTTTTCCCTGGACAGCTCAGG ataTCATCTGGAGATCAGTGCAAGCGCAGCAAAGCACAAGAACAGCATGCTGAGAAGATCTTCAGACAGCAGAGGCTTCCAGAATCCAGACGAGACGCATCTAGAGCTTCTGGAGCACAGCGGCAGCGTCTCACGCAG ATCCATGACTATAGAGGAGGAGGATGGTTCGGCTCGGCCCGATGGATCCGGCGTTCGTAAT AGCTTCAAGAGCCACAACAAAACCTTCCACAAACTCTTCCCTGAGATCCCAGAGACGGAGGATCTGGAACACG TGCACAGCTGCGGCCTGCAGAAGGAGGTGATTTACCACGGTAAGATGTACCTGTCCAGTCAGCACATCTGCTTCCACTCGTCTGTGCTGCTGAAGGACACCAGG gtgaTGATCAACATGTCCAGCGTTCAGAGCATAAAGAAGAAACACACAGCTAAGATTCTTCCCAACGCCATCGCCATCATCACCACAGACAGACACAAg tatcTGTTCGTGTCGTTACTGAATCGAGAAGCGTGTTTCAAGCTGCTGCAGGCGCTCTGTACACAGCTGCAG ATGGAGAGCAGCAGCAGGATATCCTCCTCTCCGGATGTGGAGATGGACACG ATTTCCAGCCTGTCGAGTCTAGAGGAGAATCCTGAGAACCACACGATTCATCCCACAGACGAGAGTCAAACTCTCCTGC CAGAAGTACGAAGCAGCTCAGCGCCACACGACGAGCCGAGCAGAAAGATCAGCTCGAGCACAG CGGTCTCCTGGGTAACCATGGTAACAGAGAAGGTCAGCTCGGTTCTGTCGTCCAATGACACGCGCAGCCTGAACACACTCCTGCTCTTCTACGTGATCCT TGTGATTCTTCTTCTGCTGGTGTCTGGTTACATCGGTTTGCGGATCGTGGCGCTGGAGCAGCAGCTGAGCATTCTGGGATCGATGCCGGAGTTCACAATGCAGAAAGA gaaTCAGGAATCGTGA